Genomic window (Eremothecium sinecaudum strain ATCC 58844 chromosome VI, complete sequence):
ATCTCCTCATCGCGAACGGCCACAGCGGCATTTTGCTTCGACGTATTGGACTTAATAATGTACATGACTTGTTTTCTGAGTTTGAGTATTTCGTTCAATGTTTTAACGCGGAGGAAGTTATCATGCATGAACCTCGTTCTGTGTTCAATCGGAATGTAGTCCAACGCGCAGATTGCGCTTAACAGTCTGAAGACATCGCTATATTTGTCCAACTTGCTAAATTTTGATCTacttttgaaatatttcaCCCTCAAAGCACGCTTGCGCTCGTCAATTGGGGTCGATAAATCTTCAGTTTCATCCGTTTGGGCATCGCTGTCATTGTTATCGAGTCCTACTTCATGTTCCTGAAAAAATGGATCACCAACAGATAACCCACTAACAATAGAAACCACGTATGGTAGACAATTATGGTCATTTCCAACTAATAACATCTTAGAAAATCTTGGACTTAGTGGGAACAGACTCATTTTTCTACCATCAATAGTAATCTTCTCGTTTTCATCTAAAGCACCAAGATGTTGGAGCAAATATATAGCCTTCGATAGTGATAGAGGGTCTGGAGGGGTTGGGAATGGAAAGTTCGTGATCCGATGAATCGACATACTCTTCATCTGTAATACAACATTTTCCACAGGCATTCTCAAGATTTCAGGCTGAGAAAATTGCTCGAAATCTCTCTCATAGACAGCAGAGGAGTACAAACGGTAACAATGTCCAGGTCCAGTACGTCCAGCTCTACCACTTCTTTGATCTGCAGATGCTTTACTAATCCAGTCAATTTCGAAGCTTTGAACACCAGTTGATTCGTCATATTTACGTTCCTTCGACCTACCACAGTCTACAACGTATCTGATTCCAGGAATCGTTAAAGAAGTTTCTGCTACATTCGTAGCAACAACACACAGTCTAGAGCCCTTTGGAGGTTGACGGAAAACCTTTATTTGCTCCTTCGTAGGTAACAGTGAGTATAAAGGCAGAACATATAATGGATCATTTGCAGTTTGGCCCTCCTCTAGTGTTTCGGTAAaaccttcttcttcttcctcctctaTACCTGAATCAAGACCATCATCAAACTCTTCATTAATAATGGTATTAGTACTGAACTCAATGTCCTCTGCTTCCAGATCTGCTTCTTTCGAAGTAAAGCGAATGGTTGGCAAATCTTTATTGATGTCTTTTTCATTTCCTCCAAATGGGAATTCTTCTCTCAGCTTTTTTACCATGTGAGTAATTTCCTGTTGCCCAGTCATAAAGACCAGGATGGATCCAGGTGGCAGCCTTCTATGTATTTTGCATGTTTTCTTGAATGCTTCTTCAAGGTAATCATGGGATGTCTTACGATTGAAATGGATCGAGACGGGGTATTGTCTACCATCCACCTTTAAAATAGGCGGAGGAGTGCTAAAAAGTGCCCTGTTTTCACTGAAATCTGATACTCTTAAGGTGGCTGACATGATGATGACCTTCAGCTTTTTATTTAACTCTGGATTCTCTCTGTTTTCCTTTGAACGCAATTTCACGCAACGACTCAACATACCTAGCAATATATCCGTGTTAATATTACGTTCATGTGCTTCATCAATTATTATCGCAGAATATTTGGAAAGTTTGAAATCATGCATCATCTCTCTTAATAGCACACCATCCGTCATAAACTTCATCCTGGTATCCTCTTTAACAGTCGAATCAAACCTAATCTGATAGGCAACTTTAGCGCCATCGCTACCCAATTCGTCAGATACACGATTAGCCATGGAAACTGCAGCAACTCTTCTAGGTTGTGTAATACCAATCATACCAGGATTTTCTGGGGAATCAGGATGTCCGTATCCTGATTCATACAGGAATTGTGGAACTTGAGTTGTTTTACCTGATCCTGTTTCACCACAAATGATTACAACATCGTTGTGGTGGATAGCCTCCATAATATCGTGTTCTTTGGAAAAAACCGGGAGCTGCATTCTTACAGCTTGAACAGAGTCCGACCTATCAACTTCCACAACGAATGCTTTCCTCTGCGAATGCTTATTTACAGGTATATCATCTTCCTGCAAACCATCTTCTAAATCCTCTGGTCTGTAGATAGGTTCATACTTAACGTTTAATTTAGGGGTCACATATTCGACATCTCTACCCTCCATTTTTTTTATTTGATTAATGGCCCACTCTTTGAAGTTTTCTCCTGACTTACTGACTTTGAACTTGTCCACCTTGTTTGAAGTTAcatcttcttcactttCTTTCGAAGAAGTTTCGTCAGATGATGCAGTTGCAGAGGTCTCAGATTCCTCCTCGCTAGATGAATCAAAATCCATATCGTCTTCAATTTTGTGTTTTCtcttttcttcttgttcAACCCTTTCTCTCCAGTTATACTTCTTCTTAGGGTTATGCTTGGATCTTTTCTTCACTACAGTAACATTGGAAAAACCAAAACCCGCACCAGAGCCTCCAAATTTACTTGGCCTATTATCAATAAAACCCCCACTACTCTGAGTAGTACTAATGAATTCTTCCTTATCTCCATTGCAACCTTCTGaatcatcttcattatctTCTCCCGTATGCCAGTTTTTGTgttccttttcttcataAAGAATCTCCTT
Coding sequences:
- the ECM16 gene encoding ATP-dependent RNA helicase ECM16 (Syntenic homolog of Ashbya gossypii AFR222W; Syntenic homolog of Saccharomyces cerevisiae YMR128W (ECM16)), translating into MGTYRKRWNEKARAGQMSKLHALRKVRNKQFTKHEDDSGAVEDAANESDVIKDTNAEILEPLSKEEKEEKKRRLQEEFTPTDSKISQKKKKRLEKFIEHQLKREERKTIIEKLQAYKVDTSILTSSKKLGQGRQTKKEEFEEALKLERQGRGDESTKEILYEEKEHKNWHTGEDNEDDSEGCNGDKEEFISTTQSSGGFIDNRPSKFGGSGAGFGFSNVTVVKKRSKHNPKKKYNWRERVEQEEKRKHKIEDDMDFDSSSEEESETSATASSDETSSKESEEDVTSNKVDKFKVSKSGENFKEWAINQIKKMEGRDVEYVTPKLNVKYEPIYRPEDLEDGLQEDDIPVNKHSQRKAFVVEVDRSDSVQAVRMQLPVFSKEHDIMEAIHHNDVVIICGETGSGKTTQVPQFLYESGYGHPDSPENPGMIGITQPRRVAAVSMANRVSDELGSDGAKVAYQIRFDSTVKEDTRMKFMTDGVLLREMMHDFKLSKYSAIIIDEAHERNINTDILLGMLSRCVKLRSKENRENPELNKKLKVIIMSATLRVSDFSENRALFSTPPPILKVDGRQYPVSIHFNRKTSHDYLEEAFKKTCKIHRRLPPGSILVFMTGQQEITHMVKKLREEFPFGGNEKDINKDLPTIRFTSKEADLEAEDIEFSTNTIINEEFDDGLDSGIEEEEEEGFTETLEEGQTANDPLYVLPLYSLLPTKEQIKVFRQPPKGSRLCVVATNVAETSLTIPGIRYVVDCGRSKERKYDESTGVQSFEIDWISKASADQRSGRAGRTGPGHCYRLYSSAVYERDFEQFSQPEILRMPVENVVLQMKSMSIHRITNFPFPTPPDPLSLSKAIYLLQHLGALDENEKITIDGRKMSLFPLSPRFSKMLLVGNDHNCLPYVVSIVSGLSVGDPFFQEHEVGLDNNDSDAQTDETEDLSTPIDERKRALRVKYFKSRSKFSKLDKYSDVFRLLSAICALDYIPIEHRTRFMHDNFLRVKTLNEILKLRKQVMYIIKSNTSKQNAAVAVRDEEMKAAVPNETQVKLLKQMICAGFVDQVAIRADLLFPGDANITSKSKITDIPYIPVLAQRTANIQDIFAFIHPGSILSSSGEQPPNYLVFHSLYRNTNAENPRTRMRLLCDIKSTPLANVAKSGSLLTYSKPLTTKTIKPIDISPFERYCYLTPRFGASIDSDIKIGWELNPIAVHQKKIQGKWHVSKFITSTDYKNKALKMK